The stretch of DNA ATATAATCCTAAGGGTGATCTGACAGATTTAGCTGCAGCATTACCGAGTCTGGGTATTCTAGTCAAGGGTGATGTATTTATTGCGCCAGAAGTGCAGCGACTAGATGCATATATCTTTGCTACCGGCAAGATCTATACCTGCTCGGCCTATCCTAGCCAGACAACAGGTTATAAGGATCCGGCTGCGGTAGCCCAGGCGCAACAATGCAACAATCAACTAAAGGTGCGAGGCGGATTATATGGTCTTGGCGGCGTTCTCTTGGGACGAAACTATTTCCAGAATAATACTGATCTTCCAGTATCAAATGTGAACTTCGATTATCAGCAGCCAGACAAGTATTGGGGCGAGCCGGCAGAAAACATCATTGGTAATGGCATGAGTATGATCACTGCTCCTCCTGGGTTTGATCTATTGCCGAACGGCAACAAGGACGATCTAACCTATCTACAGGGTAATTTTACGCCCAAATTCTAGCTGGCGGCACCACATAGTAGATTTAGGGGTATTTTAAAAATCCCTGCCTATAGTCGTCCCATTACGCAAAGTAGTTATGGTAAAATTAGGAAGGAATTATCATAACCAAGATGCAAGTATTTACAGAAGACGAACATTACTTTGGTGTAGACCTCGGCAACTCCGGGATCCGACTCGTCGAGCTCAAAAACATTCACGATAAGCCAACACTTGTGACTTATGGTGATATTGAATTACCACAGGGGATCATGAGCTCGGACGCACCTGCTGACCTCGAGAGAGTAGCTGCTGCGCTCAAACAGTTAGCTAGCGATGCGCGTGTGAGCACCAAGAACGTTGTGGCTGGTTTGCCAGCTAGTAAGGTATTCGCTAGCATTATCAAGATGCCGCAGATGAGTGAGCAAGAGATCGCGCACTCTATTCGCTACCAAGCTGATAAATATATCCCGATGCCGCTCGAGCAAGTGAAGCTCGATTTTACGAAAGTCACCCAGGCGAAGGATGTGGCTGAGATTGATGTCTTGCTCGTCGCCACACCGACGGTTGTAGCGAATAAGTATCTCAGTATCTTCCAGTCCGCAGGTCTAGAGCTGATGGCACTGGATGTGAACGCTATAGCACAAGCTCGGGCGATGGTGCCAGCAGCCGATGTGGATGTGATATTGGTGGACTTTACATCACTTACAACGGACATAGCACTAGTCGCAAAGGGTGTCACTGGGCTAATTCGCTCGGTCAATATTGGCGCGAAGTCACTCATTCGTGTGACGGCGCAAAACCTCGGCCTTGATGAGGTTCAGGCGGAGCAGTTTGTGCGCAAGTTTGGCATGACGCAGACCAAACTAGAGGGTCAAGTGTATCGAGCAATGAAGCCACTACTCGATAATATTGTCGATGAGATTCGTAAATCGATAGACTTCTTTTATTCACAAGGCAGCACTGGTAAGATCGAGAAGATCGTCATTACCGGCGGGCCTGCTGCTATGCCTGAGCTTCCTGTGTATCTTGCAAATGCCCTTGGGCTAGCCGTTGAGATAGGTAACCCATGGCAAAAGATTAGTTATTCGCGCGACTTTACCGAACGACTCGCTGGTATGGCGTTATCATACTCGACGTCCGTTGGTCTCGCTCTAAGGAATATGGTGTAGATATGTCGCTTCGAGTTAACCTGCTACCAGAGGCTCGAATCCTCAAGCTTAAGAACCAGCAGACACGTCGTATGGTGACAATTGTCTGTCTTTTAATTGTGACGAGCGTTGGTGCATCGATTGTTATCTTGTTGCTGCTACTAGGTACGCGGGCACTTCAGTACAACAGCAATAGTGGCACAATTGATAAGCTCAAGAAGGATATAGAGAATAAGATGACGGTCGAGCAGGATGTTGCTTGGTTTAATGACTCGCTCGATGCATCGTACACTATAAGCAATAGTCGTATTTTGATAAGTCAACTGTTTGATCAATTGACTCAAGCATTGCCGAAAGAGGTCAAAATGACGGCGCTCACAGTAGATCCTAGTTATCAGGTTAAGGCAACGGTGACTGCCCCTGACTTTAATACTGTGGCACTGTTTGGTAATGCCCTAAGTACATTTAACACGTATGCCGAGAAGCGCATACCTGGCATGGACCAAAAGGCAGTTTTTACGGAAGTAAAAATTGACTCAGTTTCAAACAAAAAAAATCAAAGCGCTGAGCAGAAGGAATTTACGGTGGTATTCACGGTAGACAAAGATTTAGTACAGAAGTTTCGCAACGACGCAAGTAAGACTGGACAGGGATCATAATAATGGCGCCTAAGAAACCAGATGCCACTAAGAAATTACAGGTTCCTGAGACACGCTTAACTCAGTTGCAACAAACTAATATGCGTAATTTCTTGATCATTACGATTGCCGGTACAGTGCTTTCGGTGCTAGTGGGTGGATACTTCATATATCAGTTAGCCCAAGCCAACATCAAGAAGTCAAACGAGATCAAGGCTCAAGATATCTACATAGGCTTGGTGAAGAAAAAAGTTGAAATACTACAAAAGTCAGAGGCGCAGCTCAATAGGATCAAAACAGCTGACTCTACAGGAGTATCTGATTTTTCGCGTATTACAGAACGTGTCTTGCCGCCAACCGATGATCTAGGCACTATTCTCACTATTTTTCAAAAGCTTCAGTCCCAAACACTCGTAC from bacterium encodes:
- the pilM gene encoding type IV pilus assembly protein PilM — protein: MQVFTEDEHYFGVDLGNSGIRLVELKNIHDKPTLVTYGDIELPQGIMSSDAPADLERVAAALKQLASDARVSTKNVVAGLPASKVFASIIKMPQMSEQEIAHSIRYQADKYIPMPLEQVKLDFTKVTQAKDVAEIDVLLVATPTVVANKYLSIFQSAGLELMALDVNAIAQARAMVPAADVDVILVDFTSLTTDIALVAKGVTGLIRSVNIGAKSLIRVTAQNLGLDEVQAEQFVRKFGMTQTKLEGQVYRAMKPLLDNIVDEIRKSIDFFYSQGSTGKIEKIVITGGPAAMPELPVYLANALGLAVEIGNPWQKISYSRDFTERLAGMALSYSTSVGLALRNMV
- a CDS encoding PilN domain-containing protein → MSLRVNLLPEARILKLKNQQTRRMVTIVCLLIVTSVGASIVILLLLLGTRALQYNSNSGTIDKLKKDIENKMTVEQDVAWFNDSLDASYTISNSRILISQLFDQLTQALPKEVKMTALTVDPSYQVKATVTAPDFNTVALFGNALSTFNTYAEKRIPGMDQKAVFTEVKIDSVSNKKNQSAEQKEFTVVFTVDKDLVQKFRNDASKTGQGS